From Anopheles funestus chromosome 3RL, idAnoFuneDA-416_04, whole genome shotgun sequence, a single genomic window includes:
- the LOC125769297 gene encoding brachyurin-like, translated as MSSLLAAWCIVVPYLLVLLILCASNGDTSPVLRRTKPSKMGMFWTTMRNASAPSSSSFLSAASNMVYRPQLIIDRASVSKVAGGTIAKNEQFPHLVAIILIFADGSDTLCGGSILADRYILTAAHCLYGMHEATIIPGQTGIQIPFAADTVTVTVKPSDTILHPGYDPVDILNDIALIRLPKPLTFSSRVQPIRLPSWTNAYTDLTGYDSIVSGWGAQSNDDYAEIADEMRLELHYATNTIVPNEVCYRVYGSIIRDQQICVAGEGGRNPCQGDSGGPLTVKFDGHRLTQVGIVSYGSVLGCQNGVPGVYTRVSSYVEWIVYHTGIVT; from the coding sequence ATGTCATCCTTACTAGCTGCCTGGTGTATCGTCGTTCCGTATCTGTTAGTGTTGTTAATATTGTGCGCCTCCAATGGAGATACTTCTCCAGTGCTGCGACGAACGAAACCGTCGAAGATGGGCATGTTCTGGACGACGATGCGGAACGCATCCgcaccatcatcgtcatctttTCTATCGGCTGCATCCAACATGGTGTACCGTCCGCAACTGATAATCGATCGAGCGTCGGTTAGTAAGGTGGCCGGTGGAACGATTGCGAAAAACGAACAATTCCCGCATCTGGTTGCAATCATTCTTATCTTTGCCGACGGTTCTGACACGCTGTGCGGTGGATCTATTCTCGCCGATCGTTACATTCTAACTGCCGCCCACTGTCTGTATGGAATGCACGAAGCGACAATTATTCCCGGTCAAACGGGGATACAGATTCCGTTCGCAGCTGATACCGTTACCGTGACGGTTAAACCCTCCGATACCATCCTACATCCGGGCTACGATCCGGTTGATATACTCAACGATATTGCACTTATCCGTCTGCCCAAACCACTTACCTTTTCATCCCGCGTGCAACCGATCCGTTTACCGTCCTGGACGAATGCGTACACCGATCTTACCGGATATGATTCGATAGTGTCCGGTTGGGGCGCTCAATCGAACGATGACTATGCTGAGATTGCGGACGAGATGCGGCTCGAACTGCATTATGCTACCAATACGATTGTCCCGAATGAAGTGTGCTACCGAGTGTATGGGTCGATCATTCGCGATCAACAGATTTGTGTGGCGGGTGAAGGTGGTCGCAATCCTTGCCAGGGTGACTCCGGTGGACCGCTGACGGTGAAGTTCGATGGCCATCGTCTGACGCAGGTCGGTATCGTTTCGTACGGTTCGGTTCTTGGCTGCCAAAATGGTGTACCAGGCGTGTATACGCGCGTCTCGTCTTACGTCGAATGGATCGTTTACCATACGGGAATAGTTACGTAG
- the LOC125769299 gene encoding brachyurin-like produces the protein MKFAGAFALLGLLAVCSLASSKSIDFDFTRVKSIEEYDRYWRRLPAELQYLRTAGDPLRRITNGQLAATAQFPYQAVVYSEAGDGYYSLCGGTILTRNYILTAAHCVTNDFDQAVTGGIVFLGATDRNVFQSTQQRMSFVTAGIRVHSQYDSTSIRNDIATIRLDTPAVFNTYVQPIDLPALSDTRQFGGVQGTASGFGRTSDASDPSTVLMFVRNPVMTNAQCNQYWSTTVVQAQNVCFDPTGGRSACHGDSGGPLTVQDAGRSLQIGIASFVSANGCTSGAPSVWVRVSYFRDWIRLNSDYVFRA, from the coding sequence ATGAAGTTTGCGGGTGCGTTCGCTCTTCTCGGCTTGCTGGCCGTTTGCAGTTTGGCAAGTtcgaaatcgatcgatttcgaTTTTACGCGAGTAAAGTCGATCGAAGAGTATGATCGTTACTGGCGACGTTTACCGGCCGAGCTGCAGTATCTGCGTACCGCCGGTGATCCTCTGCGCCGTATCACGAACGGTCAGCTAGCTGCGACGGCTCAGTTCCCGTACCAGGCCGTAGTGTACAGTGAGGCCGGCGACGGTTACTATAGCTTGTGCGGTGGAACTATTCTCACGAGAAATTACATCCTGACGGCGGCCCACTGTGTTACGAACGATTTCGACCAGGCGGTGACGGGCGGCATTGTCTTCCTCGGTGCCACAGATCGTAACGTCTTTCAGTCAACCCAGCAGCGCATGTCGTTTGTTACTGCTGGCATCCGCGTCCATTCGCAGTACGATTCGACTAGCATCCGTAACGATATCGCTACCATCCGGTTGGATACACCGGCCGTCTTCAACACCTACGTGCAGCCGATCGATCTTCCGGCACTGTCCGACACGCGTCAGTTTGGTGGTGTACAAGGAACGGCTTCCGGTTTCGGTCGTACCTCGGATGCGTCGGATCCCTCTACGGTGCTGATGTTTGTGCGCAATCCGGTCATGACCAATGCACAGTGCAATCAGTACTGGAGCACTACCGTTGTACAGGCGCAGAACGTTTGCTTCGACCCGACCGGTGGACGTTCGGCATGCCATGGCGATTCTGGTGGTCCACTTACGGTGCAGGATGCGGGCCGCAGCCTGCAAATTGGTATCGCATCGTTTGTTTCGGCCAATGGCTGTACATCCGGCGCTCCTTCCGTGTGGGTGCGCGTTTCCTACTTCCGTGATTGGATCCGCCTGAACTCGGACTATGTATTCCGTGCTTAG
- the LOC125769310 gene encoding uncharacterized protein LOC125769310, giving the protein MDKDTSRRINICKTVDEVRMLNAQNDKLLKDFGIDVFTLADSAQELLDQFVQIRLNTGLCIEGPQMSFLEEFLYQREAKRLEAKTQAITLRSDVASLRRQCDNEAKDVRRLESFLEDAQKLATSTDEFEKKKANQEKNNEVVKGKIESLPSIPDDIKLDELIANVRLLEEEDAGRRGADK; this is encoded by the exons ATGGATAAAG ATACATCACGACGCATAAATATCTGTAAAACAGTGGACGAAGTGCGCATGTTAA ATGCACAAAACGATAAACTGCTAAAAGATTTCGGCATCGATGTGTTTACATTAGCCGATTCCGCACAGGAACTGTTGGACCAATTCGTACAGATACGGCTTAACACCGGGCTTTGTATCGAAGGGCCCCAGATGTCGTTTCTAGAGGAGTTTCTTTATCAGCGGGAAGCCAAACGACTCGAAGCTAAAACACAAGCAATTACACTACGTTCGGATGTTGCTTCACTACGACGGCAATGTGACAATGAGGCAAAGGATGTGCGCCGGCTAGAAAGCTTTCTCGAAGATGCGCAGAAGCTCGCAACGTCAACGGATGAGTTTGAGAAGAAAAAGGCTAACCAGGAGAAGAATAATGAAGTTGTGAAGGGCAAAATT GAATCTCTTCCAAGCATTCCCGACGACATCAAATTAGATGAACTGATCGCAAACGTACGTCTTCTGGAAGAGGAGGATGCTGGACGGCGAGGTGCTGATAAgtga
- the LOC125769300 gene encoding brachyurin-like, producing the protein MAIKLCVLIVLLGGTFASEQSAINGTDVDWSKVRSIDEFDHYWTRLPVELQQIRNTLPSPASRIVNGYVAIPGQFPYHVVLLSEFTLGTSFCGATVLTNIFILTAAHCVAEGAGIKANGGLAIMGAYDRTIVEPEQQRIRFNTAGITIHPGYSFVNVRNDIATVLLNAPISYTARIQPVLLPEPTDQRTFVNMQGTVTGYGRTSTVSTTMSRFLRYTLNPIITNAECVLYWSAFYVEDQNMCMSVASGRSPCIGDSGGPLLVNGAFGPMQVGIVSFGEAVGCAVSYPSVYARITHFLPWILENSDY; encoded by the coding sequence ATGGCCATTAAACTTTGTGTGTTGATTGTACTGTTGGGCGGTACCTTTGCCAGCGAGCAAAGTGCAATTAATGGCACGGATGTCGATTGGTCCAAGGTACGATCCATCGACGAGTTCGATCACTATTGGACAAGGCTCCCGGTGGAGTTGCAGCAGATACGCAATACGTTACCAAGTCCTGCGAGTCGCATTGTAAACGGGTACGTTGCTATACCGGGCCAGTTCCCATATCACGTGGTGCTACTGTCCGAATTCACGCTAGGTACATCGTTCTGTGGAGCAACCGTACTGACCAACATCTTTATCCTGACGGCTGCCCATTGTGTGGCGGAAGGTGCAGGAATAAAGGCAAATGGAGGTCTCGCCATTATGGGTGCGTACGATCGTACCATTGTtgaaccagagcagcagcgtATTAGATTCAATACGGCAGGCATTACGATCCATCCAGGATATTCGTTCGTTAATGTACGCAACGATATAGCGACGGTACTGTTGAATGCACCCATCAGTTACACGGCCCGCATTCAGCCGGTGCTTCTGCCTGAACCAACCGATCAGCGAACGTTCGTCAATATGCAGGGCACCGTGACTGGGTACGGGCGTACATCCACGGTCAGTACCACAATGTCCCGGTTCCTGCGCTACACGCTCAATCCGATCATTACGAACGCCGAGTGTGTCTTGTACTGGTCTGCGTTCTACGTGGAAGATCAAAACATGTGCATGAGTGTCGCGAGCGGAAGGTCTCCTTGCATCGGTGATTCTGGCGGCCCGTTGTTGGTGAACGGTGCGTTTGGACCAATGCAGGTGGGCATCGTATCGTTCGGTGAAGCGGTCGGTTGTGCTGTTAGCTATCCATCCGTTTATGCACGCATCACACACTTCCTGCCGTGGATTTTGGAGAATTCGGATTACTAA
- the LOC125769290 gene encoding gamma-glutamyl hydrolase A-like yields MKTQVFISLVLLLVNQGHAKHVIESQERFVPYVTMVNDEPVIGILSQELSYLMTQNYGDEGYDSYIAASYVKFVEGAGARVVPIWINQPVDYYKNIMSSLNGVLLPGGATWFNQSNGYAEAGRHIYDIAVQYNENGDYFPIWGTCLGFELLTYLAANGSEHRAHCSSNSQALPLNFKNDFRNSRLFAGAPNDVIDILSNEPVTANFHQFCVTEANLTAYGLDQDWRVMSVDQDWNGMEFISTIEHKAYPFYGIQFHPEKNIYEWVQNKNISHTANAIRAAQFFADFFIEESRKSDHQFTSEALLEKHVIYNYQPTFTGLKRSSFEQCYMFRESPKVLPRVSKSKKIGLKKKTFLRNPVGVRV; encoded by the exons ATGAAGACGCAAGTGTTTATTagtttggtgctgctgttggtcaATCAGGGTCACGCAAAGCATGTGATCGAAAGTCAGGAACGATTCGTGCCGTATGTTACAATGGTGAATGATGAGCCCGTCATTGGCATTCTGTCCCAGGAGCTGTCCTATTTAATGACGCAAAACTATGGAGATGAAGGGTACGACAGCTACATTGCAGCGTCGTACGTAAAATTCGTCGAGGGAGCAGGTGCTCGCGTCGTACCGATATG GATCAACCAACCGGTGGATTATTACAAAAACATTATGTCCAGCCTGAACGGAGTGCTCCTACCGGGCGGTGCTACCTGGTTCAACCAGAGCAACGGTTATGCTGAGGCTGGCCGACACATTTACGATATAGCGGTGCAGTACAACGAAAATGGCGATTACTTCCCGATCTGGGGTACTTGTTTGGGTTTCGAACTGCTCACCTATTTGGCAGCGAACGGTAGCGAACATCGGGCACACTGTAGTTCCAACAGCCAAGCACTGCCGTTAAACTTTAAGAACGATTTTCGCAACAGCCGTCTGTTTGCCGGAGCACCTAATGATGTGATCGACATCTTGAGCAACGAGCCAGTAACGGCCAACTTCCATCAGTTCTGTGTAACCGAAGCGAATCTGACTGCTTACGGGTTGGATCAGGATTGGCGCGTAATGTCAGTCGACCAGGACTGGAACGGGATGGAATTTATCTCCACTATCGAGCACAAGGC CTACCCATTCTACGGTATTCAGTTCCACCCGGAGAAGAACATCTACGAGTGGGTGCAGAACAAGAACATCTCCCACACCGCGAACGCTATCCGGGCGGCACAATTCTTTGCCGACTTTTTCATTGAAGAGTCACGCAAAAGTGATCATCAGTTTACGAGTGAAGCTCTACTGGAGAAGCACGTTATCTACAACTATCAGCCGACCTTTACCGGACTGAAGCGATCCAGCTTCGAACAGTGCTACATGTTCCGTG AATCCCCCAAAGTTCTACCTAGAGTATCGAAATCGAAGAAGATCGGACTGAAGAAGAAGACCTTCCTGCGTAATCCCGTTGGCGTTAGAGTTTAA